The Etheostoma cragini isolate CJK2018 chromosome 15, CSU_Ecrag_1.0, whole genome shotgun sequence genome window below encodes:
- the swsap1 gene encoding ATPase SWSAP1: protein MTDILRLVFRTFVSQPEVGEQLSPPCPTTCSALVVGDPGLGRAVLLLAAVTAASELGVRVMFFTQTQIQSLPVSLQKCVSGLSPESLKRIQFSYPRTLEELLQQVARLHESPHTSPTPPSLILVDRLEGFLCGSGSHSGSHPGAPSRAAHLAALLCDSASFLTQVLDQRSSGSAPCRVIASFQPGGDPGQAGSEASATDPVLDVLDRYFQVRCTLDQDRSYEAAAAGLQGLWHVYLSGTGITETGAGITQTGTGITGTGAGITGTGTGITGTGITGIGTGITETGAGITGTGTFITGTGTRITETGTGITGTVITGTEDHEDRPAVATEWQLLVSPDGSMEFKSV from the exons ATGACAGACATTTTAAGACTCGTGTTCCGGACCTTTGTTTCCCAACCGGAAGTCGGGGAGCAGCTGAGCCCACCGTGCCCGACCACGTGCAGCGCCCTGGTGGTCGGCGACCCCGGCCTGGGCCGCGCGGTGCTGCTGCTCGCGGCCGTGACAGCGGCCTCGGAGCTGGGGGTCCGAGTGATGTTCTTCACCCAGACCCAGATCCAGAGCCTTCCGGTGTCGCTGCAGAAGTGTGTTTCCGGTCTGAGCCCGGAGAGTCTGAAG AGGATCCAGTTCTCGTACCCGCGGACTCTGGAGGAGCTCCTGCAGCAGGTGGCCCGCCTCCACGAGTCCCCCCACACGTCCCCCACGCCCCCGTCCCTGATCCTGGTCGACAGGCTGGAGGGCTTCCTGTGTGGGTCCGGATCCCACAGCGGGTCTCACCCGGGCGCGCCGTCCCGCGCCGCCCACCTGGCGGCGCTGCTGTGCGACAGCGCCTCCTTCCTCACGCAGGTCCTGGATCAGCGCTCCTCGGGCTCGGCCCCGTGCCGCGTCATCGCTTCCTTCCAGCCGGGGGGGGACCCGGGGCAGGCCGGGTCCGAGGCCTCCGCCACGGACCCCGTCCTTGATGTTCTGGATCGCTATTTCCAG gTTCGCTGCACTTTGGACCAAGACAGGAGCTATGAAGCTGCAGCGGCCGGGCTGCAGGGGTTGTGGCACGTTTACCTCTCCGGGACCGGCATCACAGAGACCGGGGCCGGCATCACACAGACCGGGACCGGCATTACAGGGACCGGGGCCGGCATCACAGGGACCGGGACCGGCATCACAGGGACAGGCATCACAGGGATTGGGACCGGCATCACAGAGACCGGGGCCGGCATCACAGGGACCGGGACCTTCATCACAGGGACCGGGACCCGCATCACAGAGACCGGGACCGGCATCACAGGGACAGTCATCACAGGGACCGAGGACCATGAGGACAGACCCGCGGTGGCCACGGAGTGGCAGCTGTTAGTTTCTCCTGACGGTTCGATGGAGTTTAAGTCGGTTTGA
- the znf653 gene encoding zinc finger protein 653 — protein sequence MALSLAELEAPLDGDGDRDRDRDRDRDGGGGGGLRRCRGRPRLTDSDRAQRRLESRKKYDVRRVYLGEAHKLWSELRRRTSLSDAGLAEYLILLNSTYGDKHQQEDCGYARPDVGGNGDVSTMSPTPAQLPRDEVSSQEVPGPPGWEMETETERQQGSPAAGFHSASSEEEEEEEEEEEDLRRGRVPGDETRTVRHALPHRYECVAVASLADQLEKTDSDSELSAGVRGSPGLPVLPGLPVPPGLPVPPGLPCDHSLISKKRGDSTGLETQNNTRVKTRLIVVLLSSSSSLLALSLQNHVNLVHRKGRTKVCPHPGCGKKFYLSNHLHRHMIIHSGVRDFICETCGKSFKRKNHLEVHRRTHTGETPLQCEICGYQCRQRASLNWHMKKHTPEAHYNFTCDFCDKRFEKLDSVKFHKLKSHPDKQAT from the exons ATGGCGCTGAGCCTGGCAGAGCTGGAGGCTCCGCTGGACGGGGACGGGGACCGGGACCGGGACCGGGACCGGGACCGggacggaggaggaggaggagggctgcGGCGCTGCAGAGGGAGACCCAGGCTCACAGACTCCGACCGGGCCCAGAGGCGACTGGAGTCCCGGAAGAAGTACGACGTGAGGCGCGTGTACCTGGGAGAGGCGCACAAGCTGTGGAGCGAGCTCCGCCGCAGGACCAGTCTGAGTGATGCCGGTCTGGCGGAGTACCTGATCCTGCTCAACTCCACCTACGGAGACAAGCACCAGCAGGAGGACTGCGGGTATGCAAGGCCGG ATGTGGGAGGAAACGGGGACGTTTCAACCATGAGCCCGACTCCAGCCCAGCTGCCCAGGGACGAGGTCTCCTCGCAGGAGGTCCCGGGTCCGCCCGGCTGGGAGATGGAGACGGAGACGGAGCGGCAGCAAGGCTCCCCGGCTGCAGGGTTTCACTCCGCCTcctcagaggaggaagaggaggaggaggaggaggaggaggatctgAGGCGAGGCAGAGTCCCAGGAGACGAGACCAGGACCGTACGGCACG ccctaccACACAGATACGAGTGTGTTGCCGTGGCGTCCTTGGCGGATCAGCTGGAGAAGACGGACTCGGACTCGGAGCTGTCGGCGGGCGTGAGGGGCTCCCCGGGGCTCCCCGTCCTCCCGGGGCTCCCCGTCCCCCCGGGGCTCCCCGTCCCCCCGGGGCTCCCC TGTGACCATagtttgatttccaaaaaaagaggGGACTCCACCGGCCTCGAGACACAAA acaacacaagggttaaaacccGTCTTATTGTTgtacttctttcttcttcttcttcactacTTGCCCTCTCTCTGCAGAACCACGTCAACCTGGTCCACAGGAAGGGGAGGACCAAGGTGTGCCCCCATCCCGGCTGCGGGAAAAAGTTCTACCTGTCGAACCACCTGCACCGCCACATGATCATCCACTCAG GTGTCAGAGATTTCATCTGCGAGACTTGTGGGAAGTCCTTCAAGCGTAAGAACCACCTGGAGGTCCACCGGCGGACGCACACGGGGGAAACACCCCTTCA gTGTGAGATCTGCGGGTACCAGTGTCGCCAGCGTGCGTCCCTGAACTGGCACATGAAGAAGCACACCCCCGAAGCCCACTACAACTTCACCTGCGACTTCTGCGACAAGAGGTTCGAGAAGCTGGACAGTGTCAAGTTCCACAAGCTGAAGAGCCACCCGGACAAGCAGGCCACCTGA